Within Terriglobia bacterium, the genomic segment TTTTGGCCGGAGCTTTGCGCATCGCCGGAGCGCGCTTCGGAGGCTCCTCCGCGCTGCCTTGTTTGGCTGCGCTGACGTGAACCATCCCCTCTTCGAAATCAACTTTCACCGTGTTGACGTCGATGGGCTGCGGCAACTGGATCGACCGGAAGACCGTCGCCGACTTGAAATCGCATAGATGGACAGTCCCGCTCCCGGCATCATGCTGATGCGTAAATTGCGACTTCAACAGGATCTGGTCTGAGGTCACCATGATATTCACGTCGTCCGGCTGGACACCGGCAACCGCAAACTTCACATCGAACATCCCATCGCGCTCGAGCAGTTCGACCGGCGGCACGGAAATAACTTCAGATTCCGCCGCAATCCAGTCGTATAACTCATGTGCATCGGGCGGCCGCCTGTGGGAAAGCTCGAAGGCACGCTGGCGGATGCGGGCCTGGATTTCTTCGGTTTCAGCGGTGATGGGATCGTTATTATCCAGAACAACGAGCTTGGCAGACTTCTGATCTCTTTTCATGCTTCACTCCGTGTTCGATCACGAAATACTAGAATAGCAAAAGATTTTCCCGGCGTTTGCGGCTAGAATTGGGTGCTTGTTCTTGCGGAGAGGTGCTGGAGCGGTTGAACAGGCCGGTCTCGAAAACCGGAGTGGGGGTAACTCCACCGTGGGTTCAAATCCCACCCTCTCCGCCTTATTACTAGTATTGTCAATAAGTTGTTGAATCTAGAATTCGTCCCACAGAATATCGCGATCAGGAAGCTAAACGGAAAGTTCGTATCACTGCAAATGTGCGATTGCAGCCTTTGCGATTGCGGCCTTAGTCGCAGTCTCCGCTCTTCGCTTCCTCTACGCTTTAAAGATCTGCGAAAACTCTTTTTTCAAATAAGTAGCGTCTTTTTCGAATAAGTTGCGTCTTTTTCAAATAAGTGGCGTCTTTTTCGAATAAGTCGCTGAACTTTTCAGTTTGTAGCTGCTTTTTCAAAACTTAAGCGTCTTTTTTTGAATCGTCAGTTATTGTTTTGAAAAAGACGCTGAAGATTTGAAACTTCAGCTTCCTTTTTCGAATAAGTGGCGTCTTTTTCAAATAAGTCGCTGAACTTTTCAGTTTGTAGCTGCTTTTTCAAAACTTAAGCGTCTTTTTTGAATCGTCAGCTATTGTTTTGAAAAAGACGCCGATGATTTGAAACTTCAGCTTCCTTTTCGAATAAGTGGCGTCTTTTTCAAATAAGCCGCTGAACTTTTCAGTTTGTAGCTGCTTTTTCAAAACTTAAGCGTCTTTTCCTAACTGACTCCTTCACTAACCCGATCGACTCGAACTCTGGCTGTTTTGATAGCACACGGGGAACAGCGGAGCACCAGTCCGCCGGAAGTTAGTTAGTAACTTAACTTATGTTCCGACTTCTCAGTTCGTTGACGAGAGACCCAAATAGGGGCGGTCCATGGATGTCTATTGGACCGCCCCAAAATAAGAAAAGTCAGAAGTTGATCCGGGCGCTGAGGATGAACCGGCGGGCAGCCGAAGCGCTGGTGATCTGTCCGAAGGTCGTGGAGTCGATATTAACTGTGGGGGCGCCGAAGTTCGCGTGGTTCAGGATGTTCGTTGCATCCATGCGGACCTCAAACGATTTGCTTTCGGAGATCCGGATTCGCTTGATCAGGTCGGCGTCCAGCGTAAACCTGCCCGGGCCTTGGATCACGTTGCGCCCGAGCGTTCCGACCTGTCCGGGTTGCGGATTAACCAATACGGGATTGCCTTGAGCATCGGTGATCGCGAAGTTGGTGTAACGCGTGTTCAAAGAGTTCGTCGCCGTGACGCCGGCGGCGCCGGGATCGGTGATCTGCTGGAATCCACTGAAGTAGACAACCCCGTTAGAGCGTTTGGTCACCTGGCCGGAGCTTTTCGGAAAGTTCCCGACCAACATGGGAGTGGCGCCTGAGGTCGTTTGCCAGATGCTCGACACCGGCGCCGTAATCGAGAGCGGCGAGCCGGAAGTAAAGCCCATGATGGCGCCAAACTGCCACTGCTCCACAAGACGCTGGATCCAGCCGTTGGAATTGGCGAAAAGCAGCCTGTTGGGTCCGAACGGCAGTTCAAAAGTACCGTTGCTCGTCACGGCGTGGGTCCGATGGAAACCGAGCACGGCCTTTTCGAGCGCGAGATTGTTGGGATTGCGTGGCGCAAGCGTCCCCTGTTCGGTTTCGAGGCTGCCGATCGTCCGGCTCCAGGTATACGATGTCTGGTTCGACAAGCCGTGCGACAGCCGCTTGGTCACCACGACTTGCAGCGAATGGTAGGTCGAACTGCTCGGGTTGCCCTCGATGGTGGCCTGCGCAAACTGCGGATTCGTGACCAGCCAGTTCTCCGGGAAGACTCCGCTGTTGCGGACGATTCCGCCACCGCTGCCCGCAATTACCGTGGAGTTATTGGTCAGATAATCCGCGAGCTGGCCGATGTTGCCGTTGGCGAGAAACACGCGGGTCGCCGTGGAATTCCGCAGCGCG encodes:
- a CDS encoding Hsp20/alpha crystallin family protein, whose protein sequence is MKRDQKSAKLVVLDNNDPITAETEEIQARIRQRAFELSHRRPPDAHELYDWIAAESEVISVPPVELLERDGMFDVKFAVAGVQPDDVNIMVTSDQILLKSQFTHQHDAGSGTVHLCDFKSATVFRSIQLPQPIDVNTVKVDFEEGMVHVSAAKQGSAEEPPKRAPAMRKAPAKKSRSKQP